Proteins encoded in a region of the Atopobium sp. oral taxon 416 genome:
- the hpt gene encoding hypoxanthine phosphoribosyltransferase — METIHPDVEKVLLTEDQIHEIVTKLGDQITKDYAGKNPLIVCILRGAFIFTADLIRAIKVPCEVDFMAVSSYGSESQSSGVVRITKDLSTKIEGRDVIITEDILDSGLTLSYLYNLLKARNPKSIRICVFAVKDIPNKKAAIKPDYLGITVPNAFIVGYGLDYAEKYRNLLYLGVLKPEVYSSQKD, encoded by the coding sequence ATGGAAACCATACATCCGGATGTCGAGAAAGTACTCTTGACTGAAGATCAGATTCACGAGATAGTGACGAAGCTCGGCGATCAGATCACCAAAGACTATGCGGGCAAAAATCCCCTGATCGTCTGTATCCTGAGGGGGGCGTTTATCTTCACTGCGGACCTGATCCGCGCGATCAAAGTCCCCTGCGAGGTGGACTTTATGGCTGTCTCTAGCTATGGCTCTGAGTCCCAAAGCTCCGGCGTCGTGCGTATCACCAAAGACCTCTCGACTAAAATCGAAGGTCGCGACGTGATCATCACCGAGGACATCCTCGATTCCGGCCTCACCCTCTCCTATCTCTACAATCTCCTGAAAGCCCGCAACCCCAAATCGATCCGCATCTGCGTCTTCGCAGTCAAGGACATCCCGAACAAGAAGGCTGCGATCAAGCCGGATTACCTGGGGATCACCGTGCCGAATGCCTTTATCGTGGGCTATGGACTCGATTATGCAGAAAAATATCGTAACCTTCTGTACCTAGGCGTCTTGAAGCCGGAGGTTTATAGCTCGCAGAAGGATTAA
- a CDS encoding phosphatase, whose translation MELACDTHTHTLFSRHAYSTIQENVAAAHEAGLELLGSADHFSAMLFNEVTFKNYQYFINLDAWPRVWTQYNVILLRACEADIVDLDGHLFGWEVPITKGINGSKRKPTTLKDRIFRGLDYVVASVHNGDFTRGASLVQTTDMYIHALQDPKVAIIGHPGRAGVPFDLDAVLTAAKDLGKMIEINEHSFDHASEKRIQRCTKIAERCAELSVKIAVNSDAHISCEIGQLDRTKRMLEQIHFPEELIATRSAKAFLDTLREAHVADVTL comes from the coding sequence ATGGAACTTGCATGTGACACGCATACCCATACACTCTTTTCCCGCCATGCCTACTCGACGATTCAGGAGAATGTCGCAGCGGCGCATGAAGCGGGACTTGAGCTTTTAGGCTCGGCGGACCACTTCTCTGCGATGCTGTTCAATGAGGTGACATTCAAGAACTACCAGTACTTTATCAATCTGGACGCCTGGCCCCGGGTATGGACGCAGTACAACGTAATCCTGCTCAGAGCCTGCGAGGCCGACATTGTGGATCTGGACGGGCATCTCTTCGGTTGGGAAGTGCCGATCACCAAAGGGATCAATGGGTCAAAGCGGAAGCCGACGACCCTGAAGGATAGGATCTTCCGCGGGCTCGACTACGTGGTTGCAAGCGTCCACAATGGTGACTTTACCCGCGGCGCAAGCCTAGTCCAGACCACGGATATGTACATCCACGCCCTGCAGGATCCGAAGGTCGCAATTATCGGCCATCCGGGACGGGCAGGGGTCCCGTTTGATCTTGACGCAGTGCTTACCGCCGCAAAGGATCTAGGTAAGATGATCGAGATCAATGAGCACTCCTTTGACCACGCCTCAGAGAAGCGGATCCAGCGGTGCACAAAAATTGCCGAGCGTTGTGCAGAGCTCAGTGTTAAGATTGCGGTCAACAGCGATGCTCATATCTCCTGTGAGATCGGCCAGCTTGACAGAACAAAGCGGATGCTTGAGCAGATCCACTTCCCCGAGGAGCTGATTGCAACCCGTTCAGCGAAGGCTTTTTTGGATACGTTGCGGGAAGCTCACGTGGCGGATGTTACCTTATAA
- the ftsH gene encoding ATP-dependent zinc metalloprotease FtsH, translating into MKHKNRPSGTQGPHRSPYDPASRRATVISATIFIALIVVIVLSASGAFSEHHAKSITTSEFLSAVEEDRVSSATYSTASGELTGDYWESTGDVGDQSKLEQYKSTYVGTDNLDNLMQTHKDIQFNVNTDSNDMLVSALFNLIPTLLIIGVMIYFINQIQGQNNQAMSFSHTEAKMTEAQRPNVTFKDVAGIDEAVEELTEIRDFLRDPDRYHKMGARIPRGVLLVGPPGTGKTLLAKAVAGEAGVPFFSISGSDFVEMFVGVGASRVRDLFKQAKEAAPSIIFIDEIDAVGRQRGAGLGGGHDEREQTLNQLLVEMDGFEENEAVILIAATNRPDILDPALLRPGRFDRQVTVERPDVRGREKILKVHAQGKPLDKTVIFASLAKMTPGFTGADLANLMNEAALLAARRHKAAIGEGEIEEAMERTIAGPERKTRVMTEQERTTIAYHESGHALVGHVLERSDPVHKISIVSRGQALGYTMQLPTEDHYLESKNSMLDQIAVLLGGRTAEELCCSDITTGASNDLERATKLARQMVTRYGMSTELGAQVFGEAQHQVFLGRDYADHQDYSAQTAKRIDDEVERIMCEAHKRARKVLSRRKDQLDLMKNVLLERETVSGDALEALLDNKWDAYLESHPKEAKPALENNQGEDTAAEPDSAGGE; encoded by the coding sequence GTGAAACATAAGAACAGACCGAGCGGTACGCAGGGACCGCATCGGTCACCCTATGATCCTGCTTCGCGGAGGGCTACGGTTATCTCTGCAACTATCTTCATTGCCCTTATTGTCGTGATTGTCCTCAGTGCTTCAGGTGCCTTTTCAGAGCACCATGCGAAGAGCATCACCACCAGTGAGTTTCTGAGCGCGGTAGAGGAAGACCGCGTCAGCTCTGCCACCTATTCGACCGCATCCGGGGAGCTGACCGGCGACTACTGGGAGTCCACCGGCGATGTCGGGGATCAGAGCAAGCTTGAGCAGTACAAGTCCACCTACGTGGGGACTGACAACCTCGACAACCTGATGCAGACGCACAAGGATATCCAGTTCAATGTGAATACCGATTCCAACGATATGCTGGTATCTGCCCTCTTCAACCTGATCCCGACGCTGTTGATCATCGGCGTGATGATCTACTTTATCAACCAGATCCAAGGGCAGAACAACCAGGCGATGTCCTTCAGCCACACAGAGGCGAAGATGACCGAAGCGCAGCGCCCGAATGTGACCTTTAAGGATGTGGCAGGCATCGACGAAGCGGTCGAGGAGCTCACGGAGATCCGTGACTTTCTGCGGGATCCGGACCGCTACCACAAGATGGGCGCGCGCATCCCGCGCGGCGTCCTGCTCGTCGGCCCTCCGGGAACAGGCAAGACCCTGCTGGCAAAGGCTGTAGCCGGCGAGGCTGGTGTCCCCTTCTTCTCGATCTCCGGCTCTGACTTTGTGGAGATGTTCGTCGGTGTCGGCGCGAGCCGTGTGCGCGATCTCTTCAAACAGGCCAAGGAAGCCGCTCCCTCTATCATCTTTATCGACGAGATCGATGCAGTGGGCCGCCAGCGTGGCGCAGGCCTCGGCGGCGGACATGACGAGCGCGAGCAGACGTTGAACCAGCTCCTCGTTGAGATGGACGGCTTTGAAGAGAACGAAGCGGTTATCCTGATCGCGGCGACCAACCGTCCGGACATTCTGGATCCGGCGCTGCTGCGTCCGGGCCGTTTTGACCGCCAAGTTACCGTCGAGCGCCCCGATGTGAGGGGCCGTGAGAAGATTCTCAAGGTCCACGCGCAGGGCAAGCCGCTCGACAAGACGGTCATCTTTGCGAGCCTAGCAAAGATGACCCCGGGCTTTACCGGCGCGGACCTCGCGAACCTGATGAATGAAGCGGCGCTTTTGGCTGCTCGTCGCCATAAGGCTGCGATCGGTGAAGGCGAGATCGAAGAGGCGATGGAGCGCACGATCGCGGGTCCTGAGCGCAAGACGAGGGTCATGACGGAACAGGAGCGCACGACCATCGCCTACCACGAGAGCGGCCACGCGCTCGTGGGGCATGTGCTTGAGCGCTCCGATCCGGTCCACAAGATCTCAATTGTGAGCCGCGGCCAGGCGCTCGGCTATACGATGCAGCTGCCTACCGAGGACCACTACCTGGAGTCCAAGAACAGCATGCTTGACCAGATTGCGGTGCTCTTGGGAGGTCGTACCGCCGAGGAGCTCTGCTGCAGCGATATCACGACCGGTGCCTCAAACGATCTGGAGCGCGCGACAAAGCTCGCGCGGCAGATGGTCACCCGCTACGGTATGAGCACCGAGCTTGGAGCACAGGTCTTCGGCGAAGCGCAGCACCAGGTTTTCCTGGGCCGTGACTATGCGGATCACCAGGACTACTCCGCGCAGACCGCCAAGCGCATCGACGACGAGGTCGAACGCATCATGTGTGAAGCGCACAAGCGTGCCCGCAAGGTGCTCTCCAGGCGTAAGGACCAGCTCGATCTGATGAAGAACGTGCTGCTTGAGCGTGAAACCGTGTCCGGGGACGCGCTGGAAGCCCTCCTGGATAACAAGTGGGATGCATACCTTGAATCTCATCCCAAGGAAGCCAAGCCGGCGCTTGAGAACAATCAGGGTGAGGATACGGCCGCTGAGCCTGACTCGGCTGGGGGCGAGTAG
- the tilS gene encoding tRNA lysidine(34) synthetase TilS, which translates to MASVGKRFTAGVPNDLTEAQRRAPVVLMVSGGADSTALMVLAATSKLDINDGAGTAHIARERLHVLHVNHELRGIDALEDEEFVRGLAKRCGIPCTVRRVDVKAEAAQEDKNIESAGRRLRYAYANELANQLCAEFGVPRSTARIVTAHTADDRAETFFMNAIKGSGPAGLASVPRVRNRIVRPLLDRTHESLCDFLRMRGIVWREDETNNDTHYLRAFVRHELMPRIKERNPRVVNNLSSTCDILSDEDSFLTMVANRTYRDLVRREADGMVTLDADRLEATDVAIARRVIRIAFLHVAPEARLEARHVERTLELIARRKGSQTIPLSIDVKVEYGLLFIMTKKAQEKGLSGWLPVPGSLDLGRGKTLTARLSPVPQGSDPIAMAKAHGHEWAGSSVLLDAETCGVAGAGAELWVEPPQAGEVVCPLGMQGRLKKLSDLLCDAKIPTAQRNRLPIVHLSPTGPIIWVGGLRADERYRCTHATKVLLELHIL; encoded by the coding sequence ATGGCGAGCGTAGGCAAGCGATTTACAGCCGGTGTGCCAAATGACCTTACGGAGGCGCAGCGCAGGGCGCCGGTTGTCCTGATGGTTTCAGGCGGGGCGGACTCCACGGCGCTCATGGTGCTCGCAGCAACCTCAAAGCTGGATATCAATGACGGGGCAGGGACCGCCCATATCGCACGGGAGCGGCTCCACGTCCTGCATGTGAACCATGAACTGCGCGGCATTGACGCACTGGAGGATGAGGAGTTCGTCCGGGGACTCGCAAAACGCTGCGGCATCCCCTGCACGGTGCGTCGCGTAGATGTTAAGGCTGAGGCCGCCCAGGAGGACAAGAATATCGAGAGTGCCGGCCGTCGGCTGCGCTATGCCTATGCAAACGAGCTTGCCAATCAGCTGTGCGCTGAGTTCGGGGTACCCCGTTCAACCGCCCGCATCGTGACCGCGCATACCGCCGACGATCGGGCAGAGACCTTCTTTATGAACGCGATCAAAGGCAGCGGCCCGGCGGGTCTAGCCTCGGTTCCACGGGTGCGTAACCGAATCGTGCGGCCGCTTCTGGACAGAACCCACGAGAGCCTCTGTGACTTCCTGCGGATGCGCGGGATTGTCTGGCGGGAGGACGAGACCAACAATGACACGCACTATCTGAGGGCCTTTGTACGCCATGAACTCATGCCTCGCATCAAGGAGCGCAATCCTCGCGTCGTGAATAACCTCTCTTCGACCTGCGACATTCTGTCCGACGAGGACAGTTTCCTCACCATGGTCGCTAACCGGACCTATCGCGACCTGGTGCGCCGGGAAGCGGATGGGATGGTCACCCTCGATGCGGACCGTCTCGAAGCCACCGATGTCGCAATCGCACGCCGCGTGATCCGGATTGCCTTCCTGCATGTAGCACCGGAAGCCCGCCTTGAGGCGCGCCACGTAGAGAGAACCTTGGAGCTCATCGCCCGCAGAAAGGGCTCGCAGACGATCCCTTTGAGCATCGACGTTAAGGTTGAATACGGTCTGTTGTTTATCATGACGAAAAAGGCACAGGAGAAAGGCTTGAGCGGCTGGCTGCCAGTCCCGGGTTCCCTCGATCTGGGCAGGGGTAAGACGCTGACTGCCAGGCTCAGCCCAGTGCCGCAGGGGTCCGATCCGATCGCGATGGCCAAAGCGCACGGCCACGAGTGGGCTGGATCCTCGGTCCTGCTCGATGCGGAGACCTGTGGGGTTGCCGGTGCCGGTGCCGAGCTTTGGGTCGAGCCCCCACAGGCAGGAGAGGTCGTCTGCCCGCTAGGCATGCAGGGACGCTTAAAAAAGCTCTCTGACCTGCTCTGTGATGCTAAGATTCCAACTGCTCAGCGTAATCGTCTCCCAATCGTGCATCTTTCTCCCACAGGTCCTATCATCTGGGTAGGAGGGTTGCGCGCGGATGAGCGCTACCGCTGTACGCATGCGACAAAAGTGCTCTTAGAGCTCCATATTCTCTAG
- a CDS encoding patatin family protein, with the protein MIPTETHLAHVPDTALLFEGGGYRASYTAGFASVLLEHKVQFDVVCGVSAGASHTVDYVSRDLKRIHDSFITLSDRRPQSGGIRSFLHGNGYFNADYDYMGCIEDNYMPFDWKAYCENPANVAIESFEADTGKSAVWTKKDMPTLRSMMEHVRASSTLPGMMNPIKINGHTMFDGGIGAGAGLPLQMVRDTGVKRVFVLATRPFGYRKKPVSRALKRLYARVSQGFKPLYQALVTRNERYNASLDRLRELVEQGIAYVVYPDEMPVKNTTNNRQKLEDSYIKGYTQGLNDWPTWQKWLFEA; encoded by the coding sequence ATGATACCAACCGAAACCCATCTCGCCCATGTTCCCGATACAGCCCTGCTCTTTGAAGGCGGCGGCTACCGAGCGAGCTATACTGCGGGGTTTGCAAGCGTTCTGTTAGAGCACAAGGTTCAGTTCGACGTGGTGTGCGGCGTGAGTGCCGGGGCCTCCCATACGGTCGACTACGTCTCACGCGACCTCAAGCGCATCCATGATTCGTTTATCACACTTTCCGACCGCAGGCCACAGTCAGGCGGCATCCGTTCTTTCCTCCATGGCAACGGCTACTTCAATGCAGACTACGACTATATGGGCTGCATCGAGGATAACTACATGCCCTTTGACTGGAAAGCCTACTGCGAAAACCCGGCGAACGTCGCAATCGAAAGCTTCGAGGCGGACACCGGCAAGTCCGCGGTGTGGACCAAGAAGGATATGCCGACATTGCGGTCGATGATGGAGCACGTACGGGCAAGCTCGACCTTGCCGGGTATGATGAATCCGATCAAGATCAACGGCCACACGATGTTCGACGGTGGGATCGGTGCCGGAGCTGGCCTGCCGCTGCAGATGGTCAGGGACACCGGCGTAAAGCGGGTCTTTGTTCTGGCGACCCGTCCCTTTGGCTACCGCAAGAAGCCGGTCAGCCGTGCCTTAAAGCGCCTCTACGCCAGAGTCTCACAGGGCTTCAAGCCACTCTATCAGGCACTGGTCACCCGCAACGAGCGCTACAACGCCTCACTTGACCGACTGAGAGAGCTCGTCGAGCAGGGCATCGCCTACGTGGTCTACCCGGATGAGATGCCCGTGAAGAACACGACGAACAACCGCCAAAAGCTCGAGGATTCCTACATCAAGGGCTACACACAGGGCCTCAACGACTGGCCCACGTGGCAAAAATGGCTGTTTGAGGCGTAG
- a CDS encoding pyridoxal phosphate-dependent aminotransferase, which translates to MDINEQSYAYGASKSTIREIAAYGAARKAEIGADKVFDFSLGNPSVPAPEEVRLSIEKALTLPAVQLHGYTPAAGLPIVRDTLAKSLNRRYGTNYSANDLYITCGAAAALTISFHTLYNPGDEVIVIAPYFPEYKVFIEATGAHCVEVLADQKTFQIDVEAVENAITSKTKAVVINSPNNPVGSVYSEQNLKDLAEVLTNADHNICLVTDEPYREIVYGAKVPWVPSIYPNTMVTYSYSKSLSLPGERIGWVLVPDTNPFHDKLIPAVAGAGRSLGFVCAPALFQRVIADCCDVPSNIEAYAKNRKALTEGLSKLGYSFIEPQGAFYLWVKSLEPDANAFFEKAKQFELLPVPSDSFGCKGWVRVGYCVNYEIIGNSMPAWEKLAEQY; encoded by the coding sequence ATGGACATCAATGAACAAAGCTACGCCTATGGCGCTTCAAAATCGACCATCCGTGAGATTGCGGCCTACGGCGCGGCACGCAAAGCCGAAATCGGTGCAGACAAGGTCTTTGATTTCTCACTCGGCAACCCCTCGGTACCGGCTCCTGAAGAGGTACGTCTCTCGATTGAGAAGGCGCTGACGCTCCCGGCGGTACAGCTCCACGGATATACCCCTGCCGCAGGCCTTCCGATTGTCCGCGACACCCTGGCAAAGAGCCTCAACAGGCGCTACGGTACCAACTACTCAGCTAATGACCTCTACATCACCTGCGGCGCTGCAGCAGCCCTCACTATCTCCTTCCACACGCTGTACAACCCCGGCGATGAGGTGATCGTTATCGCCCCATACTTCCCGGAGTACAAGGTCTTTATCGAGGCTACTGGCGCCCATTGCGTCGAGGTACTGGCGGATCAGAAGACTTTCCAGATCGATGTGGAGGCGGTCGAGAACGCGATCACCTCGAAGACCAAGGCTGTCGTAATCAACAGCCCGAACAACCCGGTCGGCTCTGTCTACTCTGAGCAGAACCTCAAGGATCTGGCAGAGGTTTTGACCAATGCTGACCACAATATCTGCCTTGTGACCGACGAGCCGTACCGTGAAATCGTCTACGGCGCCAAGGTGCCTTGGGTCCCGAGCATCTATCCGAACACGATGGTGACCTACAGCTACTCAAAGAGCCTCTCGCTTCCGGGCGAGCGTATCGGCTGGGTGCTGGTTCCGGACACCAACCCGTTTCACGATAAGCTGATCCCCGCTGTGGCAGGTGCCGGCCGCTCCCTCGGCTTCGTCTGTGCACCGGCGCTGTTCCAGCGTGTCATTGCAGACTGCTGCGATGTGCCGTCAAACATTGAGGCGTATGCAAAGAATCGCAAAGCCTTGACTGAGGGCTTAAGTAAGCTCGGCTACTCCTTCATCGAGCCGCAGGGTGCCTTCTATCTGTGGGTGAAGTCACTGGAGCCTGATGCGAACGCCTTCTTTGAGAAAGCAAAGCAGTTTGAGCTGCTCCCGGTGCCGTCTGACTCCTTCGGCTGCAAGGGCTGGGTCCGTGTCGGTTACTGTGTCAACTATGAGATCATCGGGAACTCTATGCCGGCGTGGGAAAAGCTCGCCGAGCAGTACTGA
- the folP gene encoding dihydropteroate synthase: protein MLREDYATWTCAGHEISLTRPRIMGILNVTPDSFSDGGSYANVDEAFEAGMKMLDDGADLIDVGGESTRPGAEAVEPSEELRRVLPVVKKLVAAGACVSVDTRHASVAAAVLDAGASIINDVTGFTDPAMVDVVADTDCGLIVMYWNKMGLGTHATRQTVQLDVDRPNRPIARRVPSMRRFTMPEEAPIMRQVMGFLGDQARKLMRAGISHDRICIDPGPGFDKFADEDIVIQRATSKMVSMGYPYLCAPSRKRFVGAVCGVKDAKARDAATIGVCLAAIEGGARLLRVHNVAVVSQAVNTFWAVRHPDSRQAFISLGSNVGDAEQEMDTMAKATHMIDELPMTCVVNVSKAYETEPAYGIATPVANAVAEIRTELHPLVLVDKLLDIETKLGRTRVEGATKPGPRTIDLDLCWYEGEEHAGRKLTLPLKGLGERDYVLVPMEDLMHDPVRFLKHSGVDVVAPEKRVGRMKGELGVLGWEDLR, encoded by the coding sequence ATGCTCAGAGAAGACTATGCCACATGGACGTGTGCAGGACACGAGATTTCTCTGACTCGTCCACGTATTATGGGCATTCTCAATGTTACCCCGGATTCCTTCAGTGATGGGGGATCCTACGCGAATGTCGATGAAGCGTTTGAAGCTGGCATGAAGATGCTCGACGACGGGGCTGACCTCATCGATGTCGGGGGAGAGTCCACCCGTCCCGGCGCCGAGGCGGTGGAGCCTTCAGAAGAGCTCAGGCGCGTCCTTCCGGTCGTGAAGAAACTGGTTGCGGCAGGGGCCTGCGTCTCGGTGGATACCCGCCACGCCAGCGTGGCGGCGGCGGTCCTGGATGCGGGCGCCTCGATCATCAACGACGTCACCGGCTTCACTGACCCGGCGATGGTCGACGTCGTTGCAGATACCGACTGTGGCCTGATCGTGATGTACTGGAACAAGATGGGGCTCGGGACGCATGCGACCCGTCAGACCGTGCAGCTGGATGTCGATCGGCCGAACCGGCCGATCGCCCGGCGCGTCCCCTCGATGCGCCGCTTCACGATGCCTGAAGAGGCCCCGATCATGCGCCAGGTTATGGGTTTTCTGGGTGACCAGGCCCGCAAGCTGATGCGGGCGGGCATCAGTCACGACCGCATCTGCATCGACCCAGGTCCCGGCTTCGATAAGTTCGCCGACGAGGACATCGTAATTCAGCGCGCCACGAGTAAGATGGTGAGCATGGGCTACCCCTACCTGTGTGCCCCCTCGCGCAAGCGCTTCGTGGGCGCGGTCTGCGGCGTGAAGGACGCCAAAGCGCGCGACGCCGCGACGATCGGGGTGTGCCTGGCCGCAATCGAAGGTGGGGCACGCTTGCTGCGCGTCCACAACGTGGCGGTGGTCTCCCAGGCGGTCAATACCTTCTGGGCGGTGCGCCACCCGGACTCCCGTCAGGCCTTTATCTCGCTCGGCTCCAATGTGGGGGACGCTGAGCAGGAGATGGACACGATGGCAAAGGCGACCCATATGATCGACGAGTTGCCGATGACATGCGTGGTGAATGTCAGCAAAGCCTATGAGACGGAGCCGGCCTACGGGATCGCAACACCCGTGGCAAATGCCGTGGCAGAGATTAGGACGGAGCTGCATCCACTCGTGTTGGTCGATAAGCTGCTTGATATCGAGACCAAGCTCGGTCGCACCCGTGTAGAGGGCGCGACCAAACCCGGACCGCGCACGATCGATTTGGACCTGTGCTGGTATGAGGGGGAAGAGCACGCCGGCAGAAAGCTGACCCTACCTCTCAAAGGGTTGGGGGAGCGCGACTATGTGCTCGTGCCGATGGAAGATCTGATGCACGACCCGGTACGGTTCTTAAAGCACAGCGGCGTCGACGTGGTGGCGCCTGAGAAGCGCGTGGGCCGCATGAAAGGCGAGCTCGGCGTCTTAGGTTGGGAGGATCTGAGGTAG
- a CDS encoding type III pantothenate kinase, producing MLIAVDVGNTQTTLGLFDAEGTQRKCWRLKTSREDTSDDILIKLHSLLTTADYRSVHIDHAGVASVVPALNAAWNKALFTITGKKPLTVSASQEHSIPLSIPYPQTIGADRICNAIAARTTYGAPVIVVDFGTATNIDVVDQKGAFRGGAIAPGLMLSASALFQRAAQLASIPIEAPKQALGEDTKGALQSGLVIGTACMIEGLVGRIKDELSIQDAPVIATGGLSTVISRATDLFTEVDPSLTLRGIYTIWHDQEAVNSD from the coding sequence ATGCTCATCGCAGTCGATGTGGGTAACACGCAGACCACTCTGGGGCTCTTCGATGCGGAAGGGACGCAGAGGAAGTGTTGGCGGCTCAAAACGAGCCGTGAGGACACCTCCGATGATATTCTGATCAAGCTTCACTCACTGCTGACCACCGCCGACTACAGATCTGTCCACATCGACCACGCCGGCGTCGCCAGCGTGGTCCCTGCCCTCAATGCCGCCTGGAACAAGGCTCTATTCACCATCACCGGCAAAAAGCCGCTGACGGTTTCAGCGTCGCAGGAGCACTCCATCCCCCTCAGCATCCCCTATCCCCAGACGATCGGGGCAGACCGCATCTGTAACGCTATCGCCGCCCGCACCACCTACGGGGCGCCGGTCATCGTCGTGGACTTCGGCACTGCAACCAATATCGATGTAGTGGATCAGAAAGGAGCCTTTCGGGGAGGCGCCATCGCGCCGGGCCTCATGCTCTCGGCAAGTGCGCTCTTTCAGCGTGCCGCGCAGCTCGCCTCAATCCCGATCGAAGCCCCAAAGCAAGCGCTCGGTGAAGACACCAAAGGGGCGCTGCAGTCCGGTCTCGTTATCGGCACCGCCTGCATGATAGAAGGCCTGGTAGGCCGCATCAAAGACGAGCTTTCCATCCAGGATGCACCGGTGATCGCAACCGGCGGCCTCTCCACCGTCATCAGCAGAGCCACCGATCTCTTCACTGAGGTCGACCCCTCGCTGACGCTGCGGGGCATCTATACGATCTGGCACGATCAAGAGGCTGTAAACAGCGACTAA
- a CDS encoding exodeoxyribonuclease III: MDSEPSVKKCISWNVNGLRAVLKKSPNFMEVFNDFDADVFAIQETKCQEGQVNLKLPGYTQTWSYAARKGYSGTAVFSEEEPLQVIREIGSPVAEDEGRVCALEFSTYWFVDVYTPNSKQGLTRLDERMVWDKCYREFLSKLAKDKPVVTCGDFNVAHEEIDLKNPGTNHENAGFSDQERADFTDLLNAGFHDTFREAHPTLEGAYSWWSYRMRARQKGIGWRIDYFLVSDNAAKAVCNTAIHDEIFGSDHCPIELDIAL, encoded by the coding sequence ATGGATAGTGAACCGTCGGTGAAAAAATGTATCTCCTGGAACGTCAATGGCCTGCGTGCCGTCCTCAAGAAGAGTCCGAACTTCATGGAGGTCTTCAATGACTTCGATGCGGATGTCTTTGCAATCCAGGAGACGAAGTGCCAGGAGGGGCAGGTCAACCTCAAACTGCCCGGCTACACCCAAACCTGGAGCTATGCGGCGCGCAAGGGCTACTCCGGCACCGCAGTCTTCTCCGAAGAAGAGCCGCTGCAGGTGATCCGTGAGATCGGCTCCCCTGTCGCCGAGGACGAGGGCAGGGTCTGCGCACTTGAGTTTTCAACTTATTGGTTTGTCGACGTGTATACGCCCAACTCCAAGCAGGGCTTGACCAGACTCGATGAGCGGATGGTCTGGGACAAGTGCTACCGTGAGTTCCTGTCCAAGCTGGCGAAGGATAAGCCGGTCGTCACCTGTGGAGACTTCAATGTCGCCCACGAGGAGATCGACCTGAAGAACCCAGGCACCAACCACGAAAACGCCGGCTTCTCCGACCAGGAGCGCGCCGATTTCACCGACCTTCTGAACGCGGGATTCCACGACACCTTCCGTGAGGCCCATCCCACACTCGAGGGAGCCTACAGTTGGTGGAGCTACCGGATGCGTGCACGCCAGAAGGGTATCGGCTGGAGAATCGACTACTTCCTGGTCTCTGACAATGCAGCTAAAGCAGTGTGCAACACCGCGATCCACGACGAGATCTTCGGCAGCGATCACTGCCCGATCGAGCTGGATATCGCCTTATAA
- a CDS encoding NAD-dependent protein deacylase, producing MGDYISDPGKAAQTLKGLIDKAHDVVFFGGAGVSTASGIPDFRSPNGLYNQRGYKYPPEEMLSHEFYMDHREEFFDFYRHVMCVPGAKPNQCHRKLAQLEQQGKVSCVITQNIDGLHQAAGSKHVIELHGSTHRNICQTCGAVYSEEWILSTEGVPKCPKCGGVVKPDVVLYGENLKEENLLGAVKEIAACDMLIIGGTSLVVYPAASLANYFNGDELVICNLQATPQDRSADLVCACDIAKTFDF from the coding sequence ATGGGTGACTATATAAGCGATCCAGGCAAAGCAGCGCAAACGCTGAAAGGGCTCATCGATAAAGCGCACGATGTCGTCTTCTTTGGCGGCGCCGGTGTCTCCACGGCCAGTGGTATTCCTGATTTTCGCAGTCCCAATGGTCTATATAACCAGCGCGGCTACAAGTATCCGCCTGAAGAGATGCTCTCACACGAATTTTATATGGACCACCGCGAAGAGTTCTTTGATTTCTACCGCCACGTGATGTGCGTCCCGGGTGCCAAACCCAACCAGTGCCACAGAAAGCTTGCACAGCTGGAGCAGCAGGGGAAAGTCTCCTGCGTGATCACCCAAAATATCGACGGGTTGCACCAGGCGGCAGGCTCCAAGCATGTGATCGAGTTACACGGCTCCACGCACCGCAATATCTGCCAGACGTGTGGGGCAGTCTACTCTGAGGAGTGGATCCTTTCAACCGAGGGCGTACCAAAATGCCCGAAGTGCGGTGGCGTCGTGAAACCGGATGTGGTCCTCTATGGGGAGAACCTGAAGGAGGAGAACCTCCTCGGGGCTGTTAAAGAGATCGCGGCCTGCGACATGCTGATCATCGGCGGCACTTCGCTCGTGGTGTATCCGGCGGCCAGTCTAGCCAACTACTTCAACGGTGACGAGCTGGTGATCTGCAATTTGCAGGCGACCCCACAGGATCGCTCAGCGGATCTGGTCTGCGCCTGCGATATCGCCAAAACGTTTGATTTCTGA